The following are encoded in a window of Arthrobacter sp. OAP107 genomic DNA:
- a CDS encoding MarR family winged helix-turn-helix transcriptional regulator, which translates to MVPNPDAEQWGPHQLLSMAARLVQRRQDQALAELGLTHAAVIALQGLLDGPLNQEELAADIKVRSQSIGRVLTRLEAAGLVARESSSLDRRHNEVSITEAGRQALEAARKAEQAALPPDVVQGTVLGRELARVISYFPGSAKPGSAKNQNSAAVVGEPAADATREPGSPAAGVPTGGAPTEGAPPTEAGFTRGAPKEVAHAAPSADTTAEPALRAPAPEAEAAEADQAKGEGATGAPQDRAETVQKPAGSGDSGTK; encoded by the coding sequence ATGGTCCCGAATCCTGACGCAGAGCAGTGGGGGCCTCACCAGCTGCTGTCCATGGCCGCCAGGCTCGTCCAGCGCCGGCAGGATCAGGCGCTGGCTGAACTCGGCCTCACGCATGCCGCAGTCATCGCCCTGCAGGGTCTCCTCGACGGTCCGTTGAACCAGGAAGAGTTGGCCGCCGATATCAAGGTCCGCAGCCAGTCCATCGGCCGGGTCCTGACGCGGCTCGAAGCGGCTGGGCTTGTTGCCCGTGAGTCGAGTTCACTGGACCGGAGGCACAACGAGGTATCCATAACGGAAGCAGGCCGCCAGGCATTGGAGGCGGCACGGAAAGCTGAGCAGGCCGCATTGCCCCCCGACGTGGTCCAGGGGACTGTCCTGGGCCGGGAGTTGGCGCGCGTCATCAGCTATTTTCCGGGCAGCGCCAAACCTGGCTCGGCCAAGAACCAGAATTCAGCAGCCGTCGTCGGCGAACCAGCCGCGGACGCCACCAGGGAACCAGGCTCCCCCGCAGCCGGTGTGCCCACGGGAGGTGCACCGACAGAAGGCGCCCCGCCAACAGAGGCTGGTTTCACACGAGGTGCGCCCAAGGAAGTTGCGCACGCGGCTCCGAGCGCGGACACGACTGCAGAACCTGCGTTGCGGGCACCGGCCCCTGAAGCAGAGGCCGCCGAGGCAGATCAGGCTAAAGGGGAGGGCGCCACGGGGGCGCCGCAGGACCGAGCCGAGACAGTGCAGAAGCCGGCCGGGAGCGGTGACAGCGGTACGAAGTAA
- a CDS encoding PRC and DUF2382 domain-containing protein produces MLTKEHIDDLLSKNGNILSADGDKIGSLGQVYADDDNGQPTWVTARTGLFGTSESFIPLEGARLEGSDIVVPYSKDQVKDAPRVDAEGHLDPSEEDRLYEHYQLHGTVTYTEAANGDRAGSGRTAEQSAARLSATERDAGFAAAGGGGTYSAADDRLARDASGLSDGDAMTRSEERVNVGTERQASGRARLRKYVVTENVTQTVPVQREEVRLEREPITEGNRDDALRGQDIGEEEHEVVLHEERPVVAKEAVPVERVRLDTETVTDEVTVDEQVRKERIEAEGVEDTRR; encoded by the coding sequence ATGCTCACCAAGGAACACATCGACGATCTGCTCAGCAAGAACGGCAACATACTCTCCGCAGACGGAGACAAAATTGGTTCCCTCGGCCAGGTTTACGCGGATGATGACAACGGACAGCCCACCTGGGTGACCGCAAGGACAGGCCTTTTCGGGACCTCGGAGTCCTTCATTCCCCTCGAAGGAGCGCGGCTTGAGGGATCCGACATCGTTGTCCCGTACAGCAAGGACCAGGTCAAGGATGCACCGCGCGTCGACGCTGAGGGCCACCTTGACCCCTCAGAAGAGGACCGGCTGTACGAGCACTACCAGCTCCACGGAACGGTGACTTACACCGAGGCGGCGAACGGGGACCGGGCCGGCTCCGGCCGGACGGCCGAGCAGTCCGCTGCCCGCCTTTCCGCCACCGAGCGGGATGCAGGATTCGCTGCTGCAGGCGGTGGTGGAACTTACAGCGCGGCAGATGACAGGCTCGCTCGTGATGCCTCCGGACTGTCGGATGGTGACGCCATGACCCGATCGGAGGAGCGCGTGAACGTTGGCACCGAAAGGCAGGCGTCCGGCCGGGCACGTCTGCGCAAATACGTGGTGACCGAAAACGTAACCCAGACAGTACCCGTACAGCGCGAGGAAGTACGGCTGGAGCGCGAACCGATCACAGAAGGAAACCGGGACGACGCGCTGAGGGGGCAGGACATCGGCGAGGAGGAACACGAAGTAGTGCTCCACGAGGAACGTCCCGTGGTGGCCAAGGAGGCCGTGCCGGTTGAGCGGGTAAGGCTGGACACCGAGACGGTCACCGATGAGGTGACGGTGGACGAACAGGTCCGCAAGGAGCGTATTGAGGCCGAGGGTGTGGAGGACACCCGCCGTTGA
- a CDS encoding phage holin family protein produces MSSQIPDTPPTAAHAKADTTSLGDLLGEVTRDLSTLIRQEIELAKAELKQSGTRAGKGGGMLAGAGIAGHFVLLFLSIALWYALGELMGLGWSAVVVAVLWGIIAAILASMGRKELKTIKGMPQTVETAREIPPTLKPNGDHR; encoded by the coding sequence GTGAGCAGCCAGATACCCGATACCCCACCGACGGCCGCGCACGCCAAGGCCGACACCACCTCCCTCGGTGACCTCCTGGGCGAGGTCACCCGGGACCTGTCCACCCTGATCCGGCAGGAAATCGAACTCGCCAAGGCCGAACTCAAACAGTCCGGCACCCGGGCCGGCAAGGGCGGCGGCATGCTCGCCGGCGCCGGCATCGCCGGGCACTTCGTGCTCCTGTTCCTCTCCATCGCCCTCTGGTACGCCCTCGGCGAGCTCATGGGCCTGGGCTGGTCCGCCGTCGTCGTCGCCGTCCTCTGGGGCATCATCGCCGCGATCCTCGCCTCCATGGGACGCAAGGAACTCAAAACCATCAAAGGCATGCCCCAAACCGTCGAAACAGCACGGGAAATCCCACCCACCCTCAAACCGAACGGAGACCACCGATGA